In Candidatus Delongbacteria bacterium, a single window of DNA contains:
- the surE gene encoding 5'/3'-nucleotidase SurE, which produces MRILLSNDDGYRAPGLHALALALAAEHEVLIAAPVADCSATGHGLTLREPLRILRHEEQGLCFHGVSGLPADAMKFGLTVLCAGHPPDLAISGINQGANTGQNLFYSGTVAAAAEGTFAEVPALALSVAAGPGCEWADGLASAVRVARLLVARQQAQPLPPEVLLNVNVPNLPAERIHGIRVSRMGHARFHEAFHERRDPSGRLYYWMDGAKNGDDLEPEHDDYQVHADWVSVTPLRLDLTHPAWSSMLDPWRLDSLPPEER; this is translated from the coding sequence GTGAGAATCCTCCTGAGCAACGACGACGGCTACCGCGCTCCGGGCCTGCACGCCCTGGCGCTCGCGCTGGCCGCCGAGCACGAGGTGCTGATCGCTGCGCCCGTTGCCGACTGTTCGGCCACGGGCCACGGGTTGACCCTGCGCGAGCCCCTGCGCATCCTGCGGCACGAGGAGCAGGGCCTCTGCTTCCACGGGGTGAGCGGTCTGCCCGCCGACGCGATGAAGTTCGGGCTGACCGTGCTCTGCGCCGGCCACCCGCCGGACCTGGCGATCTCGGGGATCAACCAGGGCGCCAACACGGGCCAGAACCTGTTCTACTCGGGCACGGTGGCCGCCGCCGCCGAGGGCACCTTCGCCGAGGTGCCGGCCCTGGCCCTCTCCGTGGCCGCCGGTCCCGGCTGCGAGTGGGCGGACGGCCTGGCCAGCGCCGTGCGCGTGGCCCGCCTGCTGGTGGCGCGCCAGCAGGCGCAGCCCCTGCCGCCGGAGGTCCTGCTCAACGTCAACGTGCCCAACCTGCCGGCGGAGCGCATCCACGGCATCCGCGTCTCGCGGATGGGCCACGCCCGCTTCCATGAAGCCTTCCACGAGCGCCGGGACCCCTCCGGCCGGCTCTACTACTGGATGGACGGCGCCAAGAACGGGGACGACCTGGAACCCGAACACGACGATTATCAGGTGCACGCGGACTGGGTCAGCGTGACCCCCCTGCGCCTGGACCTCACCCACCCCGCCTGGTCCAGCATGTTGGATCCCTGGCGGCTGGACAGCCTGCCCCCGGAGGAGCGATGA
- the glmS gene encoding glutamine--fructose-6-phosphate transaminase (isomerizing) yields MCGIVGYIGPKPAVPYLLDGLKRLEYRGYDSAGVALLGEHGLQVLKTVGKVSQLSLKVSRARSEHVGFGHTRWATHGVPSEANAHPHVSADGKLALIHNGIIENYQPLREELKSEGVVFRSETDTEVLVHLIARHYHGDLAEAVRIALGLVSGAYGICVLHQDEPDRIVVAKMGSPLLIGLGADESFIASDQQALVGHSDRFIVLEDGEMAVVRASDVSVFTVDMQPVEREAIELAEELERIDKGGYAHFMLKEIFEQPRTISDAFAGRLLPEEGGVRLGGIAPVIDRLKACKRLILTACGTSWHAALVGEYILEDMLRIPVEVEYASEFRYRNPVIDEDCCVIAISQSGETADTLAAMKEAKRKGALVLGICNRVGSAIARESHAGVYLHAGAEIGVASTKAFTSQLVVLILLAVHMGRLRNLGYNHGRQVVDELRALPGRVQEILDGSEHIRVIAEKLAGHNNALYLGRGTFFPVALEGALKLKEISYIHAEGYPAAEMKHGPIALIDENMPVIVIAPRDDNYEKVISNIQEVRARRGKVVVVATRADTKLAELADEIILIPEAQPITLPILAAIPLQLMSYYTAVKRGCDVDQPRNLAKSVTVE; encoded by the coding sequence ATGTGCGGCATCGTGGGATACATCGGCCCCAAACCGGCCGTGCCTTACCTGTTGGACGGACTCAAGCGGCTGGAGTACCGCGGCTACGACTCCGCCGGCGTGGCCCTCTTGGGCGAGCACGGCCTGCAGGTGCTGAAGACCGTCGGCAAGGTCAGCCAACTCAGCCTCAAGGTGAGCCGGGCGCGCTCGGAGCACGTGGGTTTCGGCCACACGCGCTGGGCCACACACGGCGTGCCCAGCGAGGCCAACGCGCATCCGCATGTGAGCGCGGACGGCAAGCTGGCGCTGATCCACAACGGGATCATCGAGAACTACCAGCCGCTGCGCGAGGAGCTCAAGTCCGAGGGCGTGGTCTTCCGCAGCGAGACCGACACCGAGGTGCTGGTGCACCTGATCGCGCGCCACTACCACGGCGACCTGGCCGAGGCCGTGCGCATCGCGCTGGGGCTGGTCAGCGGCGCCTACGGGATCTGCGTCCTGCACCAGGACGAGCCCGACCGCATCGTGGTGGCCAAGATGGGCTCGCCTCTGTTGATCGGGCTGGGGGCGGACGAGTCCTTCATCGCCAGCGACCAGCAGGCTCTGGTGGGCCACTCGGACCGCTTCATCGTGCTCGAGGACGGCGAGATGGCCGTGGTGCGAGCCTCGGACGTCTCGGTCTTCACCGTGGACATGCAGCCCGTGGAGCGCGAGGCCATCGAGCTGGCCGAGGAGCTGGAGCGCATCGACAAGGGCGGCTACGCGCACTTCATGTTGAAGGAGATCTTCGAGCAGCCGCGCACCATCAGCGACGCCTTCGCCGGCCGCCTGCTGCCCGAGGAGGGCGGCGTGCGGCTGGGCGGCATCGCGCCGGTCATCGACCGCCTCAAGGCCTGCAAGCGATTGATCCTGACGGCCTGCGGCACCTCCTGGCACGCGGCCCTGGTGGGCGAGTACATCCTGGAGGACATGCTGCGCATCCCGGTGGAAGTGGAGTACGCCAGCGAGTTCCGCTACCGCAACCCGGTGATCGACGAGGACTGCTGCGTGATCGCCATCAGCCAGTCCGGCGAGACGGCGGACACGCTGGCGGCCATGAAGGAGGCCAAGCGCAAGGGCGCGCTGGTGCTGGGGATCTGCAACCGGGTGGGCAGCGCCATCGCCCGCGAGAGCCACGCCGGCGTCTACCTGCACGCCGGCGCGGAGATCGGCGTGGCCTCCACCAAGGCCTTCACCAGCCAGCTGGTGGTCCTGATCCTGCTGGCCGTGCACATGGGCCGGCTGCGCAACCTGGGCTACAACCACGGCCGCCAGGTGGTGGACGAGCTGCGCGCCCTGCCCGGCCGGGTCCAGGAGATCCTGGACGGCTCCGAGCACATCCGCGTCATCGCCGAGAAGCTGGCCGGCCACAACAACGCCCTCTACCTGGGACGCGGGACCTTCTTCCCGGTGGCGCTGGAAGGCGCGCTGAAATTGAAGGAGATCAGCTACATCCACGCCGAGGGCTATCCGGCGGCGGAGATGAAGCACGGGCCCATCGCGCTCATCGACGAGAACATGCCCGTGATCGTCATCGCGCCCCGGGACGACAACTACGAGAAGGTGATCTCCAACATCCAGGAGGTGCGGGCCCGGCGCGGCAAGGTGGTGGTGGTGGCCACCCGCGCGGACACCAAGCTGGCGGAGCTGGCCGACGAGATCATCCTGATCCCCGAGGCCCAGCCCATCACGCTGCCCATCCTGGCGGCCATCCCGCTGCAGTTGATGTCCTACTACACGGCCGTCAAGCGGGGCTGCGACGTGGACCAGCCGCGCAACCTGGCCAAATCCGTTACCGTGGAATGA
- the guaA gene encoding glutamine-hydrolyzing GMP synthase, translating into MSTTHQILVLDFGSQYTQLIARKIRELKVDAVILSCGAGLEEVLSHSPKGVILSGGPNSVYDEDAPGLNLDLRALGVPVLGICYGLQIAGKLLGGDVQASPRREYGLATLAIQQADPLLEGVPAESPVWMSHGDSLARPPAGTRILASTANTPCAAIHVPEAGFWGVQFHPEVHHTQAGRQLLQNFLFGICGCEPSWTPGRFIERQLEWIRQRVGSGRVLCGISGGVDSTVTAALIHRAIGDQLTCIFVNNGLLRQGEFEAVQLMMRDNLKINLDAVDATERFLSVLADVAEPERKRKLIGHTFIEVFEEEARRLGGAEFLAQGTLYPDVIESVMHRGPSQTIKTHHNVGGLPERLNFQLLEPLRELFKDEVRAVGEELGLPHSLLWRHPFPGPGLGIRILGPVSAGRIATLQRADHILVEELRSSGWYDRTWQALAVLLPVSTVGVMGDQRTYENVLALRVVDSTDAMTADFSRLPWELLGRISNRIINEVKGINRVVYDISSKPPATIEWE; encoded by the coding sequence ATGAGCACGACCCACCAGATCCTGGTCCTGGATTTCGGCTCCCAGTACACCCAGCTGATCGCCCGGAAAATCCGGGAGCTCAAGGTGGACGCCGTGATCCTCTCTTGCGGAGCCGGGCTGGAGGAGGTCCTGTCCCACTCGCCCAAGGGCGTGATCCTCTCCGGCGGCCCCAATTCGGTCTACGACGAGGATGCCCCCGGCCTGAACCTGGACCTGCGCGCCCTGGGCGTGCCCGTGCTGGGCATCTGCTACGGCCTGCAGATCGCCGGCAAGCTGCTGGGCGGGGACGTGCAGGCCTCGCCGCGCCGGGAGTACGGCCTGGCCACGCTCGCCATCCAACAGGCCGACCCCTTGCTGGAGGGCGTGCCCGCCGAGAGTCCGGTCTGGATGAGCCATGGCGATTCCCTGGCCCGGCCGCCCGCCGGGACGCGGATCCTGGCCTCCACGGCCAACACGCCCTGCGCGGCCATCCACGTGCCCGAGGCGGGGTTCTGGGGCGTGCAGTTCCACCCGGAAGTCCACCACACCCAGGCCGGCCGGCAGCTCCTGCAGAACTTTCTGTTCGGGATCTGCGGCTGCGAGCCCAGCTGGACGCCCGGCCGCTTCATCGAGCGCCAGCTGGAGTGGATCCGCCAGCGCGTGGGCTCGGGCCGCGTGCTCTGCGGCATCTCGGGCGGCGTGGACTCCACCGTCACGGCGGCGCTGATCCACCGCGCCATCGGCGACCAGCTGACCTGCATCTTCGTCAACAACGGCCTGCTGCGGCAGGGCGAGTTCGAGGCCGTCCAGCTGATGATGCGCGACAACCTGAAGATCAACCTCGACGCCGTGGACGCCACGGAGCGCTTCCTGAGCGTGCTGGCGGACGTGGCCGAGCCCGAGCGCAAGCGCAAGCTCATCGGCCACACCTTCATCGAGGTCTTCGAGGAGGAGGCGCGCCGGCTGGGCGGGGCCGAATTCCTGGCCCAGGGCACGCTCTACCCGGACGTGATCGAATCGGTCATGCACCGCGGCCCGAGCCAGACCATCAAGACCCACCACAACGTGGGCGGCCTGCCCGAGCGGCTCAACTTCCAGCTGCTGGAGCCCCTGCGCGAGCTCTTCAAGGACGAGGTGCGCGCCGTGGGCGAGGAGCTGGGCCTGCCCCATAGCCTGCTCTGGCGCCACCCCTTCCCGGGGCCGGGCCTGGGCATCCGCATCCTGGGGCCGGTGAGCGCCGGGCGCATCGCCACTTTGCAGCGGGCCGACCACATCCTGGTGGAGGAGCTGCGCAGCAGCGGCTGGTACGACCGGACCTGGCAGGCGCTGGCTGTGCTGCTGCCGGTCTCCACCGTGGGCGTGATGGGCGACCAGCGCACCTACGAGAACGTGCTGGCCCTGCGCGTGGTGGATTCAACCGACGCCATGACGGCGGACTTCAGCCGCCTGCCCTGGGAGTTGCTGGGCCGGATCTCCAACCGGATCATCAACGAGGTGAAGGGCATCAACCGGGTGGTCTACGACATCTCGTCCAAGCCCCCGGCCACCATCGAATGGGAATGA